In one Brienomyrus brachyistius isolate T26 chromosome 12, BBRACH_0.4, whole genome shotgun sequence genomic region, the following are encoded:
- the acin1b gene encoding apoptotic chromatin condensation inducer 1b isoform X2, translated as MAELEDVTLDGKPLHSLRVADLKAALENRGLPKSGQKNALIKRLKGALMLENLQRTSTPHIGLQPNSQIGEEMSQNSFIKQYLAKQQELLRQRLEREAREAAEANEMDSQAAPEEDHEESNLTSCSVEPSLPSGALFSQEEAGGGGELEPTPVQGREEVEGAMPLAVLPRPSTRRSLTQSAQAKQTEAPSTFGSQEALEAGGRSRRSSSGRLSHDEPSRAVASLSVRVVGEPEREGPASAASSSVSQLGRSSLSQDDSEDDEKSDADEEWGAGAARRGPKQSPAPSSLPPQRERSRRKLQPPQHIPPPQLPHQPPLQLRQPTPPPSPPPELSFPLPDTPKQSPPNEPEGGGAAEAMAAAPPALQHQDSSSGSSSSPPSSPESPHQRRPGPLTLLARKMESEGAFAGTRGRSHSEAEGQGSVPTSAAAVSPTTVCADSHSSNAGLPLLPPTGDPVLQSGNGATALEPSSVGSPAQVMETEDSLFPPAEATIIKATSDRQSDGGEPSRPKEDFGKDVVAVKRGKPEEEGKGEPKQEHLGEPSAPGKPTEPLESQLTTVLPKQPPSKKLHLLRNMPVLCVPASTGPPGRQPRASSDEPPGQQPAQNLPSPPAADQDKDGTHDGSTSPSGEAGAVLKPQSAEAEAVCSQSETTDREKGPGSSTGQADARTAKVAEECKMWKGAAVEAPMGPVLPPSPPPEEGDAEPERDRHSSPSSDSSSSDSDSESSSSHSSGSSASSRDQSRSSDKKHDGAKQDSKADSQAEGSTATPRSPCRKRRGEQLEERDAGGVLQLKKPCLGDGKRSKVERKGPDRKSCVPTRELKQAAMSEPADPAVQVEAPLESEGAGVQPRSDGHEAAESHSEESTTPKAFTARKISLNTASKPSVASVGGTTPTLPSPGGPLEPESGGQAARKRRWGSSTAVTAKKPSISITTDSLKSLIPDIKPATGAGSQEAVVELHPDEGHLSGDEEGVERGDQGDQGLEKGLKIRRTVTQVVPAENQENGQKDQEEEEEEDERSESARTVVEEGKNGSSEVSMETQAPSVREADLKKVIPSDSLVRRSISQQKSGVSITIDDPVRSAKQPSPPRGKITNIVHICNLVRPFTLGQLKELLSRTGSVVEEGFWIDKIKSHCYVTYSSTEEAAATRTALHGVKWPQSNPKFLSVDFAEQDELDFHRGLLTVERSAEEERGVPPVAPPAPLARPGTLPPLVPERQRDRGAAVVRDQWAEREREMERRERTRAEREWDRDKVREFSKPREEREGGQRRSRSRERERRRKERAKSKERKTDKKEKAPEEPPAKLLDDLFCKTKTAPCIYWLPLTEEQATQREAERAERMKEREKQRKKLLEEEDKKREEERKERVKAREKEGGAAPGSGVGAAGERERDRGRDREGDKRRDSHRSRGPEAKVGSSGSGMLAGGRRSRSRSNPPARDRRR; from the exons ATGGCGGAGCTTGAAGACGTTACGCTGGACGGGAAGCCGCTTCATTCGCTCCGGGTGGCAGATTTAAAAGCCGCCTTGGAGAATCGGGGTCTTCCTAAAAGCGGGCAGAAAAATGCACTCATCAAGCGACTCAAAGGG GCTCTCATGCTGGAGAATTTGCAGAGAACCTCCACCCCTCACATTGGGCTTCAGCCCAATTCTCAG ATCGGGGAAGAGATGAGCCAGAACAGCTTCATAAAGCAGTACCTGGCCAAACAGCAGGAGCTTCTCAGGCAACGACTGGAGCGAGAGGCCAGGGAGGCGGCCGAAGCCAACG AGATGGACAGTCAAGCAGCTCCAGAGGAGGATCATGAGGAGAGCAACCTCACGTCCTGTTCGGTGGAG CCCTCCTTGCCATCGGGTGCCCTGTTCAGCCAAGAGGAGGCCGGAGGGGGAGGTGAACTGGAGCCGACCCCTGTGCAAGGCAGAGAGGAAGTGGAAGGTGCCATGCCCCTGGCTGTGCTCCCGCGTCCCAGTACACGTCGCTCACTGACCCAGTCGGCTCAGGCTAAACAGACGGAAGCTCCTTCTACCTTCGGCTCCCAGGAAGCTCTTGAGGCCGGTGGCAGGTCCCGGCGCTCCTCCAGTGGCCGGCTGAGCCACGACGAGCCGTCTCGCGCCGTGGCCTCACTGTCTGTGCGGGTTGTTGGGGAGCCTGAGCGGGAGGGCCCGGCCAGCGCTGCCTCTTCGTCCGTATCACAGCTTGGACGCTCCAGTCTTAGCCAGGATGACAGTGAGGATGATGAGAAGAGTGATGCTGATGAGGAGTGGGGCGCCGGGGCTGCGAGGCGTGGTCCCAAGCAGAGTCCAGCCCCCAGCAGCCTGCCTCCCCAGCGGGAAAGGTCCCGACGCAAGCTGCAGCCACCGCAGCACATCCCCCCACCACAACTGCCCCACCAACCCCCGCTGCAGCTCCGCCAGCCCACCCCACCTCCCTCCCCACCTCCAGAGCTCTCTTTCCCTCTGCCAGACACCCCCAAGCAGAGCCCACCCAACGAGCCtgaaggtgggggggcagcagaggcGATGGCAGCCGCACCCCCTGCCCTGCAGCACCAGGATAGCAGCTCAGGCTCTAGCAGCTCCCCACCCAGCAGTCCGGAGTCCCCCCACCAGCGCCGACCCGGCCCACTCACCCTGCTGGCCCGCAAAATGGAGTCCGAGGGAGCTTTTGCTGGGACGCGGGGTCGAAGCCACTCGGAGGCTGAAGGGCAGGGATCTGTACCCACCTCTGCAGCTGCTGTCTCACCAACTACCGTGTGTGCTGACAGCCACAGCAGCAATGCAGGTctacctctgctgccccctacaggtgaccCTGTGCTACAAAGTGGGAATGGCGCAACTGCTTTGGAGCCTAGTTCTGTAGGCTCACCTGCGCAGGTTATGGAAACTGAAGACTCGCTGTTCCCACCTGCTGAAGCAACCATCATTAAGGCCACTAGTGATAGACAAAGTGATGGAGGAGAGCCATCCAGACCCAAAGAGGACTTTGGGAAGGATGTAGTGGCAGTGAAACGGGGAAAGCCTGAGGAGGAGGGAAAGGGAGAACCTAAGCAAGAGCACTTAGGAGAGCCCTCTGCACCTGGGAAACCCACCGAGCCTCTGGAGAGTCAGCTTACCACGGTCCTGCCCAAACAGCCCCCCTCCAAGAAGCTCCACTTGCTGCGAAACATGCCAGTGTTGTGCGTGCCTGCCTCCACGGGACCCCCTGGCAGGCAGCCTCGCGCATCTTCTGATGAGCCTCCGGGGCAGCAGCCGGCCCAGAACCTGCCCTCCCCTCCTGCCGCAGACCAAGATAAAGATGGCACTCATGACGGATCCACAAGTCCTTCTGGTGAGGCGGGGGCTGTCTTAAAACCCCAGTCAGCAGAAGCAGAAGCAGTCTGCTCACAGAGTGAGACCACTGACAGGGAAAAGGGGCCAGGAAGCAGTACTGGGCAAGCAGATGCCAGGACAGCCAAGGTGGCAGAGGAGTGCAAAATGTGGAAAGGGGCTGCTGTCGAAGCACCCATGGGCCCTGTgctgcccccctcacccccaccagaagagggcgatgcagagccaGAAAGAGACAGGCACTCCTCCCCCTCCAGTGACTCCTCATCCTCTGACTCAGATTCCGAATCTTCTTCCTCACATTCCTCGGGGTCCTCTGCTTCATCAAGAGACCAATCCAGATCCAGTGACAAGAAG CATGATGGAGCCAAGCAAGACTCTAAGGCAGACTCCCAAGCTGAAGGCTCCACAGCCACTCCCAGAAGTCCTTGTCGCAAGAGAAGAGGGGAGCAGTTGGAAGAGCGTGACGCTGGAGGTGTGCTCCAACTCAAG AAGCCATGCCTTGGAGATGGAAAGAGGAGTAAAGTGGAGCGTAAAGGACCAGATCGAAAGAGCTGTGTTCCAACCAG GGAGTTGAAGCAGGCTGCCATGTCAGAGCCAGCTGACCCTGCAGTGCAGGTGGAGGCACCCTTGGAGTCTGAGGGTGCTGGTGTGCAGCCTCGCTCAGATGGCCATGAGGCTGCAGAAAGCCACTCAGAGGAG AGTACCACACCAAAAGCATTTACTGCCCGCAAGATTTCATTGAACA CAGCTAGTAAGCCCTCTGTGGCCAGTGTCGGGGGGACCACCCCCACACTGCCCTCTCCGGGGGGTCCTCTAGAGCCAGAGTCTGGTGGTCAAGCAGCCAGAAAGAGGAGATGGGGATCTAGTACTGCAGTGACAGCCAAGAAGCCATCAATCAGCATCACCACTGATTCCCTGAAG TCACTGATCCCAGACATCAAGCCGGCCACTGGTGCAGGGAGCCAAGAGGCAGTAGTCGAACTGCACCCCGATGAAGGCCACTTGTCAGGAGATGAGGAGGGTGTGGAGCGGGGTGACCAGGGAGACCAAGGTCTGGAGAAAGGTCTTAAGATACGCCGTACTGTAACACAG GTGGTACCAGCTGAGAACCAGGAGAATGGACAGAAGgatcaggaggaggaggaagaggaagatgagCGGTCAGAAAGTGCTAGAACAGTCGTTGAAGAGGGCAAGAATGGCTCCTCAGaggtttccatggaaacacaAGCACCTAGCGTTCGGGAGGCCGACTTAAagaaag TGATTCCCAGCGACTCGCTGGTGCGTCGCTCGATTAGCCAGCAGAAGTCTGGGGTGTCCATCACCATCGATGATCCAGTGCGATCCGCCAAGCAGCCCTCGCCGCCCCGTGGCAAAATCACAAACATTGTCCATATCTGTAACTTG GTACGACCTTTCACCCTGGGACAGCTGAAAGAGCTGCTAAGCCGAACTGGGAGCGTGGTGGAGGAGGGCTTCTGGATTGACAAGATCAAGTCCCACTGCTATGTGACG TACTCCAGCACAGAGGAGGCGGCGGCCACTCGCACAGCACTGCATGGAGTTAAGTGGCCCCAAAGCAACCCCAAGTTCCTGAGTGTGGATTTCGCTGAGCAGGACGAG CTGGACTTTCACAGGGGCCTCCTGACGGTGGAGCGTAGTGCAGAGGAGGAGCGCGGGGTTCCTCCTGTTGCCCCCCCGGCGCCCTTGGCCCGGCCCGGGACACTGCCCCCCTTGGTGCCTGAGCGGCAGCGTGACCGGGGCGCTGCCGTGGTGCGAGACCAGTGGGCGGAGCGCGAGCGCGAGATGGAGCGGCGGGAGAGAACGCGGGCCGAGCGTGAGTGGGACCGCGACAAGGTCCGGGAGTTCAGCAAGCCGAGAGAGGAGCGGGAAGGAGGGCAGAGGCGCTCCCGCTCGCGCGAAAGGGAGAGGAGGCGCAAAGAGAGAGCCAAGAGCAAGGAGAGGAAGACCGATAAGAAGG AAAAAGCCCCTGAGGAACCTCCAGCCAAGCTGCTAGATGATCTCTTCTGCAAAACCAAAACAGCTCCCTGTATATATTGGCTCCCGCTCACTGAGGAACAGGCAA cacagagagaagcagagcgtGCTGAACGcatgaaggagagagagaagcaAAGGAAGAAGCTGCTGGAGGAGGAGGACAAGAAGCGGGAGGAGGAGCGCAAGGAGCGGGTGAAGGCCAGGGAGAAAGAGGGAGGGGCGGCACCtggcagtggggtgggggcagcgGGTGAGAGGGAGAGGGACCGGGGTCGCGACAGGGAGGGGGACAAACGGCGAGACAGCCACCGCAGCAGAGGGCCAGAGGCCAAAGTGGGGAGCAGTGGTTCGGGGATGCTGGCTGGGGGTCGGCGCTCACGCAGCCGCAGTAACCCCCCCGCCAGGGATCGGCGCCGGTGA
- the acin1b gene encoding apoptotic chromatin condensation inducer 1b isoform X1, with protein MAELEDVTLDGKPLHSLRVADLKAALENRGLPKSGQKNALIKRLKGALMLENLQRTSTPHIGLQPNSQIGEEMSQNSFIKQYLAKQQELLRQRLEREAREAAEANGEKPKMDSQAAPEEDHEESNLTSCSVEPSLPSGALFSQEEAGGGGELEPTPVQGREEVEGAMPLAVLPRPSTRRSLTQSAQAKQTEAPSTFGSQEALEAGGRSRRSSSGRLSHDEPSRAVASLSVRVVGEPEREGPASAASSSVSQLGRSSLSQDDSEDDEKSDADEEWGAGAARRGPKQSPAPSSLPPQRERSRRKLQPPQHIPPPQLPHQPPLQLRQPTPPPSPPPELSFPLPDTPKQSPPNEPEGGGAAEAMAAAPPALQHQDSSSGSSSSPPSSPESPHQRRPGPLTLLARKMESEGAFAGTRGRSHSEAEGQGSVPTSAAAVSPTTVCADSHSSNAGLPLLPPTGDPVLQSGNGATALEPSSVGSPAQVMETEDSLFPPAEATIIKATSDRQSDGGEPSRPKEDFGKDVVAVKRGKPEEEGKGEPKQEHLGEPSAPGKPTEPLESQLTTVLPKQPPSKKLHLLRNMPVLCVPASTGPPGRQPRASSDEPPGQQPAQNLPSPPAADQDKDGTHDGSTSPSGEAGAVLKPQSAEAEAVCSQSETTDREKGPGSSTGQADARTAKVAEECKMWKGAAVEAPMGPVLPPSPPPEEGDAEPERDRHSSPSSDSSSSDSDSESSSSHSSGSSASSRDQSRSSDKKHDGAKQDSKADSQAEGSTATPRSPCRKRRGEQLEERDAGGVLQLKKPCLGDGKRSKVERKGPDRKSCVPTRELKQAAMSEPADPAVQVEAPLESEGAGVQPRSDGHEAAESHSEESTTPKAFTARKISLNTSKPSVASVGGTTPTLPSPGGPLEPESGGQAARKRRWGSSTAVTAKKPSISITTDSLKSLIPDIKPATGAGSQEAVVELHPDEGHLSGDEEGVERGDQGDQGLEKGLKIRRTVTQVVPAENQENGQKDQEEEEEEDERSESARTVVEEGKNGSSEVSMETQAPSVREADLKKVIPSDSLVRRSISQQKSGVSITIDDPVRSAKQPSPPRGKITNIVHICNLVRPFTLGQLKELLSRTGSVVEEGFWIDKIKSHCYVTYSSTEEAAATRTALHGVKWPQSNPKFLSVDFAEQDELDFHRGLLTVERSAEEERGVPPVAPPAPLARPGTLPPLVPERQRDRGAAVVRDQWAEREREMERRERTRAEREWDRDKVREFSKPREEREGGQRRSRSRERERRRKERAKSKERKTDKKEKAPEEPPAKLLDDLFCKTKTAPCIYWLPLTEEQATQREAERAERMKEREKQRKKLLEEEDKKREEERKERVKAREKEGGAAPGSGVGAAGERERDRGRDREGDKRRDSHRSRGPEAKVGSSGSGMLAGGRRSRSRSNPPARDRRR; from the exons ATGGCGGAGCTTGAAGACGTTACGCTGGACGGGAAGCCGCTTCATTCGCTCCGGGTGGCAGATTTAAAAGCCGCCTTGGAGAATCGGGGTCTTCCTAAAAGCGGGCAGAAAAATGCACTCATCAAGCGACTCAAAGGG GCTCTCATGCTGGAGAATTTGCAGAGAACCTCCACCCCTCACATTGGGCTTCAGCCCAATTCTCAG ATCGGGGAAGAGATGAGCCAGAACAGCTTCATAAAGCAGTACCTGGCCAAACAGCAGGAGCTTCTCAGGCAACGACTGGAGCGAGAGGCCAGGGAGGCGGCCGAAGCCAACGGTGAGAAGCCAA AGATGGACAGTCAAGCAGCTCCAGAGGAGGATCATGAGGAGAGCAACCTCACGTCCTGTTCGGTGGAG CCCTCCTTGCCATCGGGTGCCCTGTTCAGCCAAGAGGAGGCCGGAGGGGGAGGTGAACTGGAGCCGACCCCTGTGCAAGGCAGAGAGGAAGTGGAAGGTGCCATGCCCCTGGCTGTGCTCCCGCGTCCCAGTACACGTCGCTCACTGACCCAGTCGGCTCAGGCTAAACAGACGGAAGCTCCTTCTACCTTCGGCTCCCAGGAAGCTCTTGAGGCCGGTGGCAGGTCCCGGCGCTCCTCCAGTGGCCGGCTGAGCCACGACGAGCCGTCTCGCGCCGTGGCCTCACTGTCTGTGCGGGTTGTTGGGGAGCCTGAGCGGGAGGGCCCGGCCAGCGCTGCCTCTTCGTCCGTATCACAGCTTGGACGCTCCAGTCTTAGCCAGGATGACAGTGAGGATGATGAGAAGAGTGATGCTGATGAGGAGTGGGGCGCCGGGGCTGCGAGGCGTGGTCCCAAGCAGAGTCCAGCCCCCAGCAGCCTGCCTCCCCAGCGGGAAAGGTCCCGACGCAAGCTGCAGCCACCGCAGCACATCCCCCCACCACAACTGCCCCACCAACCCCCGCTGCAGCTCCGCCAGCCCACCCCACCTCCCTCCCCACCTCCAGAGCTCTCTTTCCCTCTGCCAGACACCCCCAAGCAGAGCCCACCCAACGAGCCtgaaggtgggggggcagcagaggcGATGGCAGCCGCACCCCCTGCCCTGCAGCACCAGGATAGCAGCTCAGGCTCTAGCAGCTCCCCACCCAGCAGTCCGGAGTCCCCCCACCAGCGCCGACCCGGCCCACTCACCCTGCTGGCCCGCAAAATGGAGTCCGAGGGAGCTTTTGCTGGGACGCGGGGTCGAAGCCACTCGGAGGCTGAAGGGCAGGGATCTGTACCCACCTCTGCAGCTGCTGTCTCACCAACTACCGTGTGTGCTGACAGCCACAGCAGCAATGCAGGTctacctctgctgccccctacaggtgaccCTGTGCTACAAAGTGGGAATGGCGCAACTGCTTTGGAGCCTAGTTCTGTAGGCTCACCTGCGCAGGTTATGGAAACTGAAGACTCGCTGTTCCCACCTGCTGAAGCAACCATCATTAAGGCCACTAGTGATAGACAAAGTGATGGAGGAGAGCCATCCAGACCCAAAGAGGACTTTGGGAAGGATGTAGTGGCAGTGAAACGGGGAAAGCCTGAGGAGGAGGGAAAGGGAGAACCTAAGCAAGAGCACTTAGGAGAGCCCTCTGCACCTGGGAAACCCACCGAGCCTCTGGAGAGTCAGCTTACCACGGTCCTGCCCAAACAGCCCCCCTCCAAGAAGCTCCACTTGCTGCGAAACATGCCAGTGTTGTGCGTGCCTGCCTCCACGGGACCCCCTGGCAGGCAGCCTCGCGCATCTTCTGATGAGCCTCCGGGGCAGCAGCCGGCCCAGAACCTGCCCTCCCCTCCTGCCGCAGACCAAGATAAAGATGGCACTCATGACGGATCCACAAGTCCTTCTGGTGAGGCGGGGGCTGTCTTAAAACCCCAGTCAGCAGAAGCAGAAGCAGTCTGCTCACAGAGTGAGACCACTGACAGGGAAAAGGGGCCAGGAAGCAGTACTGGGCAAGCAGATGCCAGGACAGCCAAGGTGGCAGAGGAGTGCAAAATGTGGAAAGGGGCTGCTGTCGAAGCACCCATGGGCCCTGTgctgcccccctcacccccaccagaagagggcgatgcagagccaGAAAGAGACAGGCACTCCTCCCCCTCCAGTGACTCCTCATCCTCTGACTCAGATTCCGAATCTTCTTCCTCACATTCCTCGGGGTCCTCTGCTTCATCAAGAGACCAATCCAGATCCAGTGACAAGAAG CATGATGGAGCCAAGCAAGACTCTAAGGCAGACTCCCAAGCTGAAGGCTCCACAGCCACTCCCAGAAGTCCTTGTCGCAAGAGAAGAGGGGAGCAGTTGGAAGAGCGTGACGCTGGAGGTGTGCTCCAACTCAAG AAGCCATGCCTTGGAGATGGAAAGAGGAGTAAAGTGGAGCGTAAAGGACCAGATCGAAAGAGCTGTGTTCCAACCAG GGAGTTGAAGCAGGCTGCCATGTCAGAGCCAGCTGACCCTGCAGTGCAGGTGGAGGCACCCTTGGAGTCTGAGGGTGCTGGTGTGCAGCCTCGCTCAGATGGCCATGAGGCTGCAGAAAGCCACTCAGAGGAG AGTACCACACCAAAAGCATTTACTGCCCGCAAGATTTCATTGAACA CTAGTAAGCCCTCTGTGGCCAGTGTCGGGGGGACCACCCCCACACTGCCCTCTCCGGGGGGTCCTCTAGAGCCAGAGTCTGGTGGTCAAGCAGCCAGAAAGAGGAGATGGGGATCTAGTACTGCAGTGACAGCCAAGAAGCCATCAATCAGCATCACCACTGATTCCCTGAAG TCACTGATCCCAGACATCAAGCCGGCCACTGGTGCAGGGAGCCAAGAGGCAGTAGTCGAACTGCACCCCGATGAAGGCCACTTGTCAGGAGATGAGGAGGGTGTGGAGCGGGGTGACCAGGGAGACCAAGGTCTGGAGAAAGGTCTTAAGATACGCCGTACTGTAACACAG GTGGTACCAGCTGAGAACCAGGAGAATGGACAGAAGgatcaggaggaggaggaagaggaagatgagCGGTCAGAAAGTGCTAGAACAGTCGTTGAAGAGGGCAAGAATGGCTCCTCAGaggtttccatggaaacacaAGCACCTAGCGTTCGGGAGGCCGACTTAAagaaag TGATTCCCAGCGACTCGCTGGTGCGTCGCTCGATTAGCCAGCAGAAGTCTGGGGTGTCCATCACCATCGATGATCCAGTGCGATCCGCCAAGCAGCCCTCGCCGCCCCGTGGCAAAATCACAAACATTGTCCATATCTGTAACTTG GTACGACCTTTCACCCTGGGACAGCTGAAAGAGCTGCTAAGCCGAACTGGGAGCGTGGTGGAGGAGGGCTTCTGGATTGACAAGATCAAGTCCCACTGCTATGTGACG TACTCCAGCACAGAGGAGGCGGCGGCCACTCGCACAGCACTGCATGGAGTTAAGTGGCCCCAAAGCAACCCCAAGTTCCTGAGTGTGGATTTCGCTGAGCAGGACGAG CTGGACTTTCACAGGGGCCTCCTGACGGTGGAGCGTAGTGCAGAGGAGGAGCGCGGGGTTCCTCCTGTTGCCCCCCCGGCGCCCTTGGCCCGGCCCGGGACACTGCCCCCCTTGGTGCCTGAGCGGCAGCGTGACCGGGGCGCTGCCGTGGTGCGAGACCAGTGGGCGGAGCGCGAGCGCGAGATGGAGCGGCGGGAGAGAACGCGGGCCGAGCGTGAGTGGGACCGCGACAAGGTCCGGGAGTTCAGCAAGCCGAGAGAGGAGCGGGAAGGAGGGCAGAGGCGCTCCCGCTCGCGCGAAAGGGAGAGGAGGCGCAAAGAGAGAGCCAAGAGCAAGGAGAGGAAGACCGATAAGAAGG AAAAAGCCCCTGAGGAACCTCCAGCCAAGCTGCTAGATGATCTCTTCTGCAAAACCAAAACAGCTCCCTGTATATATTGGCTCCCGCTCACTGAGGAACAGGCAA cacagagagaagcagagcgtGCTGAACGcatgaaggagagagagaagcaAAGGAAGAAGCTGCTGGAGGAGGAGGACAAGAAGCGGGAGGAGGAGCGCAAGGAGCGGGTGAAGGCCAGGGAGAAAGAGGGAGGGGCGGCACCtggcagtggggtgggggcagcgGGTGAGAGGGAGAGGGACCGGGGTCGCGACAGGGAGGGGGACAAACGGCGAGACAGCCACCGCAGCAGAGGGCCAGAGGCCAAAGTGGGGAGCAGTGGTTCGGGGATGCTGGCTGGGGGTCGGCGCTCACGCAGCCGCAGTAACCCCCCCGCCAGGGATCGGCGCCGGTGA